In a genomic window of Ranitomeya imitator isolate aRanImi1 chromosome 5, aRanImi1.pri, whole genome shotgun sequence:
- the LOC138681119 gene encoding calpain-1 catalytic subunit-like, whose product MSFTKSNSFKASSIYPMGSVENPWKFHNQDFETLKQFHLEEGVLFTDEYFPASKNSIGIRLKNEIDANNIEWKRPKDICKEPCFTVDGFNLSDIVQRRLGNCWVLSAIGSITMKPRLLEKIIPHNQGFGKCYAGIFHFRLWHLGEWMDIVIDDRLPFLDGKYLTVQPSCENEFWPCLLEKAYAKFLGSYENLHWGDPSGAFTNLTGGLTMTLDLKSTNAKNYWNMIWLASQDTMLACISDKQDLTSKNQNLRPKFHARRWRINSMDNNCPRRRHLDVVTEDFHTNNVTESRQRIYVNNRRRRSQMDKLRENVLQENGLVERHAYTITDCAEVLFRNKVVRLIRLWNPWGSGEWKGDWNNRCPLWKEVREKDRLRLQRIDDDGEFWICWEDFINKFSKLIFCNQVPDFFDWRDQHKKWYKNMFRSQWTKENISWDKMDKDFFNKNPLYSIRVTASNVVKSGVNVVVSLMQASRNRHKYGDWLPIGFVLFKFPGSQDKIPDSLLTPENISRIKPCRKYNITEAYNLPAGRYGIILYTAQKEHESQFLFRVFLKRVKTAQRAAINEVELMYNPNGH is encoded by the exons ATGAGCTTCACAAAAAGCAATAGCTTTAAAGCTTCATCCATTTATCCTATGGGCTCTGTGGAGAATCCATGGAAGTTTCACAATCAGGACTTTGAAACATTAAAGCAGTTTCACCTGGAGGAGGGCGTCCTGTTTACAGATGAGTATTTCCCTGCAAGCAAGAACAGTATTGGTATACGTCTGAAGAATGAGATCGATGCTAACAATATAGAATGGAAAAGACCTAAG GACATATGTAAGGAGCCATGCTTCACCGTGGATGGGTTCAATCTCTCTGACATTGTACAAAGGAGACTCG GTAACTGCTGGGTACTGTCTGCTATTGGATCTATTACCATGAAACCCAGACTACTGGAAAAAATCATTCCTCATAATCAAGGATTCGGGAAATGTTATGCCGGAATCTTCCATTTTAGA CTTTGGCACCTCGGAGAGTGGATGGATATTGTGATAGATGACAGGCTGCCATTCCTAGATGGAAAGTATTTGACTGTGCAGCCATCCTGCGAAAATGAATTCTGGCCTTGCCTTCTGGAGAAAGCATATGCAAA atttctggGATCATATGAAAATTTACACTGGGGAGACCCATCAGGGGCCTTTACTAACCTGACCGGTGGACTGACTATGACACTTGATCTGAAGAGCACCAATGCCAAAAATTATTGGAACATGATTTGGTTGGCTAGTCAAGACACAATGTTGGCTTGTATCAGCGACAAGCAG GATCTCACAAGCAAGAATCAAAATTTAAGACCG AAGTTCCACGCACGAAGGTGGAGGATCAATAGCATGGAtaat AATTGTCCAAGACGGCGACACTTAGACGTCGTCACTGAGGACTTCCATACAAATAATGTCACAGAGAGCAGACAG AGAATTTATGTGAATAACCGGAGGAGACGCTCGCAGATGGAT AAACTCAGAGAAAATGTCCTCCAGGAGAACGGCCTCGTGGAGCGTCATGCCTATACTATAACCGACTGTGCAGAG GTTCTTTTTAGGAATAAAGTTGTCAGACTCATTCGATTATGGAATCCGTGGGGATCTGGAGAATGGAAGGGGGACTGGAACAACAG GTGCCCGTtatggaaggaagtgagagagaagGACAGACTGAGACTGCAGAGAATCGATGATGATGGGGAGTTCTG GATATGCTGGGAGGATTTCATTAATAAATTTTCCAAACTCATTTTCTGCAATCAAGTTCCTGATTTTTTTGATTGGAGAGATCAACACAAGAAATGGTACAAAAACATGTTCCGAAGCCAATGGACAAAAGAGAACATTTCCTGGGATAAAATGGATAAAG ATTTCTTCAACAAAAATCCTCTGTACAGTATAAGGGTGACCGCATCTAATGTAGTCAAGAGCGGAGTAAACGTGGTTGTATCTCTCATGCAAGCCAGCAGAAACCGCCACAAATATGGCGACTGGTTGCCGATCGGCTTCGTGCTGTTTAAG TTTCCAGGCTCTCAAGATAAAATCCCAGATTCCCTCTTGACTCCAGAGAACATATCCAGAATTAAGCCTTGCAGGAAGTACAATATCACTGAAGCTTACAACCTGCCGGCGGGGCGGTacggcatcatactgtatactgcTCAGAAGGAGCACGAATCTCAATTCCTCTTTAGAGTTTTCCTGAAAAGAGTGAAGACTGCACAGA